From one Flavobacteriales bacterium genomic stretch:
- a CDS encoding PKD domain-containing protein, with product MTTGVTVMGDMEIRGTLQVDDGDFDCTGANVVLTSSATQTGRLGPVGGTAGYTGNLRIERYRLAGPTNWLLMGSPIQGRTVNHWQDDFITAGYPGSQFPNFDEPVGSNILWPSIRWYDEANTGSTVNDGLQGVSSSAQALSTGQGFAVWAGTGFFNTAAFTIDLGGSAPVIAQTPVTLPMSWTDTSAPTVDGWNLVSNPLPSPIAFDQIARGADVADFVTFYNPDDGNTAVYDISLGFGTNNATNTIQSMQGFFLKATGGAVTTTVDEGDKVNDNAGGMFGLTGEPAAHLRLRIASSLNTFKDEAIMVFGEGQPGADADDAQKYVMAHNDAPQIATLTDGVQMAINAYGIADAGAIVPLSVNVGVTGEYTISAVEVGGLELSCLAIEDLETGAMVSLLNGPGYAFTMEAAADPAVQRFMLHINNGPDAAFTADNSAVSVGQSVQFTAAQAASSYAWDFGDGSTSTEASPVHAWDAAGTYLVTLGVSDGLCSDQATTEITVELSTGTGHAVSSEHRAWATPQGIMVEHAFTGKAAVTVELLDATGRVAYAGRMNANRHVLPSAQLANGAWFVRLDNGSERVTLRVPLAR from the coding sequence ATGACCACCGGCGTCACCGTTATGGGCGACATGGAGATCCGCGGCACCTTGCAGGTGGATGATGGCGACTTCGATTGCACCGGCGCCAATGTGGTGCTCACCAGCAGCGCCACGCAGACCGGGCGGCTGGGCCCGGTGGGCGGCACGGCCGGCTACACGGGCAACCTGAGGATCGAGCGCTACCGCCTGGCCGGTCCAACCAACTGGCTGCTGATGGGCAGCCCCATCCAAGGCCGCACGGTGAACCATTGGCAGGATGATTTCATCACCGCCGGTTATCCGGGATCTCAATTCCCCAACTTCGATGAACCGGTGGGCAGCAACATCCTGTGGCCGAGCATCCGCTGGTACGATGAGGCCAACACGGGCTCAACGGTGAACGATGGCCTTCAGGGCGTGAGCAGCTCGGCGCAGGCATTGAGCACGGGCCAGGGCTTCGCCGTGTGGGCAGGCACGGGCTTCTTCAACACGGCGGCCTTCACCATAGACCTGGGCGGCAGCGCGCCGGTGATCGCGCAGACCCCGGTGACGCTGCCGATGTCGTGGACCGACACGAGCGCGCCGACGGTGGATGGCTGGAACCTGGTGAGCAACCCCCTGCCCAGCCCCATTGCCTTCGACCAGATCGCGCGCGGTGCCGATGTGGCGGACTTCGTCACCTTTTACAATCCGGACGATGGCAACACCGCGGTGTACGACATCAGCCTCGGGTTCGGCACCAACAACGCCACCAACACCATCCAGAGCATGCAGGGCTTCTTCCTGAAGGCCACGGGCGGCGCGGTGACCACCACGGTGGATGAGGGCGACAAGGTGAACGACAACGCTGGCGGCATGTTCGGCCTCACCGGCGAGCCTGCCGCGCACCTGCGGCTGCGCATCGCCAGCAGCCTGAACACCTTCAAGGATGAGGCGATCATGGTCTTCGGCGAAGGGCAGCCCGGCGCCGACGCCGATGATGCGCAGAAGTACGTGATGGCGCACAACGACGCGCCGCAGATCGCCACGCTCACCGATGGCGTTCAGATGGCGATCAATGCATACGGCATTGCGGATGCGGGGGCGATCGTGCCCTTGTCGGTGAACGTCGGGGTCACCGGCGAGTACACCATCAGCGCCGTGGAGGTGGGCGGCCTGGAGCTGAGCTGCCTGGCCATCGAGGACCTGGAGACGGGCGCGATGGTGAGCCTGCTTAACGGCCCCGGATACGCGTTCACCATGGAGGCCGCGGCTGACCCGGCCGTGCAGCGCTTCATGCTGCACATCAACAACGGCCCCGACGCTGCGTTCACGGCCGACAACAGCGCGGTTAGCGTGGGCCAGTCCGTGCAGTTCACCGCCGCGCAGGCCGCCAGCAGCTACGCCTGGGACTTCGGCGATGGCAGCACCAGCACCGAGGCCAGCCCCGTGCACGCATGGGACGCCGCCGGCACCTACCTGGTGACCTTGGGCGTGAGCGATGGGCTCTGCAGCGACCAGGCCACCACCGAGATCACCGTTGAGCTGAGCACCGGCACCGGCCACGCCGTGAGCTCCGAGCACCGCGCTTGGGCCACTCCGCAGGGCATCATGGTCGAGCACGCCTTCACCGGCAAGGCAGCGGTAACGGTGGAGCTGCTGGATGCCACGGGCCGTGTAGCCTATGCGGGCCGCATGAATGCCAACCGCCATGTGCTGCCCAGCGCCCAACTGGCCAACGGAGCCTGGTTCGTACGCCTGGACAATGGCTCCGAGCGTGTGACCCTGCGGGTGCCGCTGGCCCGCTGA
- a CDS encoding fibronectin type III domain-containing protein — MKRILASLVLFFPVFVLAQEPARLVHERISDARADGKAFTSVRLFVHERLGAGSDALWSAAVRHADVLRFDASAASGLMDAPLERISLELPSSTGMVVLDLIQADLFADGFQVTASANGARADVGIGIHYRGVLRDEPNSLAAISIFPDHVMGIISDTQGSRVLGPVEGDPQRRHVLYRDADLFGDPGFSCGVDDLVEAYTEEELRPQGGRKSIKCLNIYWEADYDLFQNKGSVANVTSYLTGLFNQMAILFDNDGVDMQLSEIFVWTEASPYTGTNSAQQLNLFGTHRTSFNGNLAHLLELSNYGGRAYLNTICSSTSVRMAYSGINSSYNNVPTYSWSVMVVAHETGHNLGSSHTHACVWNGNGTAIDGCGPTAGYTEGSCPNAGLPSGGGTIMSYCHLIGGTGINLSLGFGPQPAALIVNRVNSASCLTACGSSCDPPLPLTVTNLTAVSATLGWANFGLGNYTLRWKPTSSGTWTTVTGLTGTTYNLTGLTQDTEYEFQVLSVCASSSSAYSTSRVFNTPIPCVDNYEPNNSTGAATLVTLPASRNGLISPTGDNDYFRFTLSATGTINMGLSNLPADFDLNLRNSAGAIVASSSAGGTSNESISYANAAPGDYYAQVFGWNGANNASVCYLLTVSYLAPSCTAPQGLSSSSITYNSAQISWTAGLTAISYDLRWKPSASSTWTNVNGLSTNSYALTGLDPLTSYDVQVRSVCDGPGGTQGNTSTYTQTHSFTTLEAPCEVVPRSVVAAKVFLEGPYEQVTGLMLDSLRKLNLIPLTEPYSAMGYTVTGPATCTPGRLLVAGNDAIVDWVLVELRENSSPYSVLEARVGLLERDGDVVAPDGTSPLGFCPPAGTYRVAVRHRNHLGAMTGSGIALSGAATAVDLTLSGTSTYGTNALKAIGSVMALWAGNVWTDAALRYTGQDNDRDPILEAIGGSVPTATIAGYHLSDVNLDGTVKYTGQDNDRDPILTNIGGSVPTSTLQEQLP; from the coding sequence ATGAAGCGCATCCTCGCCTCCCTCGTTCTTTTCTTCCCGGTCTTCGTGCTCGCCCAAGAGCCCGCGCGATTGGTCCATGAGCGCATCTCCGACGCGCGCGCGGATGGTAAGGCCTTCACCAGCGTGCGGCTCTTCGTCCACGAACGCCTTGGCGCGGGGTCTGACGCGCTCTGGTCAGCAGCGGTTCGCCATGCCGATGTGCTGCGCTTCGATGCATCTGCTGCCAGCGGCTTGATGGATGCGCCTTTGGAACGCATATCCCTTGAGCTGCCCAGCAGCACAGGCATGGTGGTGCTCGACCTGATCCAAGCGGACCTCTTCGCCGATGGCTTCCAGGTCACCGCATCCGCCAATGGCGCTCGCGCCGATGTGGGAATCGGGATCCATTATCGCGGCGTTCTGCGCGACGAACCGAACTCGCTGGCTGCGATCAGCATCTTCCCCGATCACGTCATGGGCATCATCAGCGATACTCAGGGCAGCCGCGTCCTCGGACCCGTGGAGGGCGACCCCCAGCGACGCCATGTGCTCTATCGTGATGCTGACCTGTTCGGCGATCCCGGCTTCTCCTGCGGTGTGGACGACCTGGTGGAGGCGTACACGGAGGAAGAGCTGAGGCCGCAGGGCGGGCGCAAGAGCATCAAGTGCCTGAACATCTATTGGGAGGCCGATTACGACCTCTTCCAGAACAAGGGCAGCGTGGCCAATGTCACCAGCTACCTCACCGGCCTATTCAATCAGATGGCCATCCTATTCGACAACGATGGCGTGGACATGCAGCTCTCGGAGATCTTCGTGTGGACAGAGGCGAGTCCTTACACCGGGACCAACAGCGCCCAACAGCTCAATCTCTTCGGTACGCACCGCACCAGTTTCAATGGCAACCTGGCGCACCTGCTTGAGTTGAGCAACTACGGCGGACGGGCTTATCTCAATACCATCTGCAGCAGCACCAGCGTGCGCATGGCTTATAGCGGAATCAATTCAAGCTACAATAACGTGCCCACCTACAGTTGGAGCGTGATGGTGGTGGCGCACGAGACCGGGCACAACCTGGGGAGCAGCCACACGCATGCCTGCGTATGGAACGGCAACGGCACGGCCATCGATGGTTGCGGACCGACGGCGGGCTACACCGAGGGCTCATGCCCCAATGCGGGCCTTCCATCCGGCGGCGGCACCATCATGAGTTATTGCCACCTGATCGGTGGAACGGGCATCAATCTCTCGCTGGGCTTCGGCCCGCAGCCAGCGGCCTTGATCGTGAACCGGGTGAACAGCGCCAGCTGCCTCACCGCTTGTGGCAGCAGCTGCGATCCGCCGCTGCCGCTCACCGTCACCAACCTCACCGCTGTGAGCGCCACCTTGGGCTGGGCCAACTTCGGCCTGGGCAATTACACCCTTCGCTGGAAGCCCACGAGCAGCGGCACGTGGACCACCGTCACCGGCCTTACGGGCACCACCTACAACCTCACCGGACTCACGCAGGATACCGAGTATGAATTCCAAGTGCTCAGCGTGTGCGCGAGCAGCAGCTCGGCCTACAGTACCAGCCGCGTGTTCAACACCCCGATTCCGTGCGTGGATAATTACGAGCCGAACAACAGCACGGGTGCGGCCACGTTGGTCACGCTGCCCGCGTCGCGCAACGGCCTGATCAGCCCGACAGGTGACAACGACTATTTCCGATTCACCTTGAGTGCCACGGGAACCATCAACATGGGCTTGAGCAATCTCCCGGCTGATTTTGACCTGAACCTCCGGAATAGCGCAGGAGCCATCGTCGCATCCTCTTCAGCCGGTGGCACCAGCAACGAGTCCATCTCCTACGCGAATGCCGCGCCTGGTGATTATTACGCGCAGGTCTTCGGCTGGAACGGCGCCAACAATGCATCGGTGTGCTACCTGCTCACCGTGAGCTATCTGGCCCCGTCCTGCACCGCTCCGCAAGGGCTCAGCTCCAGCAGCATCACGTACAACAGCGCGCAGATCTCCTGGACCGCCGGGCTTACGGCGATCAGCTACGATCTGCGCTGGAAGCCATCTGCCAGCAGCACCTGGACCAACGTGAACGGGCTCTCCACCAACAGCTACGCGCTTACCGGCCTCGATCCGCTCACGAGCTACGATGTGCAGGTGCGCTCCGTGTGCGATGGCCCCGGCGGCACGCAGGGCAACACTTCGACCTACACGCAGACCCACAGCTTCACCACGCTCGAAGCGCCATGCGAAGTGGTGCCGCGTTCGGTGGTGGCCGCCAAGGTCTTCTTGGAAGGACCATACGAACAGGTCACAGGCTTGATGCTCGATAGCCTGCGCAAACTGAACCTCATCCCGCTCACCGAGCCGTACTCGGCCATGGGCTACACCGTGACCGGGCCCGCCACCTGCACACCGGGCAGGCTCCTGGTCGCGGGCAATGATGCCATTGTCGATTGGGTGCTGGTGGAGCTGCGCGAGAACAGTTCGCCGTACAGCGTGCTCGAAGCGCGCGTCGGATTGCTGGAGCGTGATGGCGATGTGGTGGCACCCGACGGCACTTCTCCCTTGGGCTTCTGTCCGCCGGCGGGCACCTATCGGGTGGCGGTCCGTCATCGGAACCACTTGGGCGCCATGACCGGCAGTGGTATCGCATTGAGCGGTGCGGCCACGGCGGTGGATCTCACCTTGAGCGGCACTTCGACATACGGCACCAATGCGCTCAAAGCGATCGGCAGCGTGATGGCGCTTTGGGCCGGCAACGTGTGGACGGATGCGGCCTTGCGCTACACCGGCCAGGACAACGACCGTGACCCGATCCTCGAAGCGATCGGGGGCAGCGTGCCCACGGCCACGATCGCCGGGTATCATCTGAGCGATGTGAACCTCGACGGCACCGTGAAGTACACCGGGCAGGACAACGACCGCGACCCGATCCTCACCAACATCGGCGGGAGCGTGCCCACCAGCACCTTGCAGGAGCAGTTGCCGTAG
- a CDS encoding phosphohydrolase: MDHLLESAIRIAAKVHKGQTDRFGKPYILHVMRVMMRGQEFDEQVLGALHDVLERSELTMAELEKKGFPPRVLKALDAITRRADETYEQYIDRVVEDSLAIRVKINDLADKMDLLHVEQLDPSDLKRYNKQLAAYHRMKKLVQMAKARMSVPVESKRA; encoded by the coding sequence ATGGACCACCTGCTCGAGAGCGCCATCCGAATCGCCGCCAAGGTCCATAAGGGCCAGACCGACCGTTTCGGCAAGCCATACATCCTGCACGTGATGCGCGTGATGATGCGCGGACAGGAGTTCGATGAGCAGGTGCTGGGCGCTCTGCACGATGTGCTGGAGCGGTCGGAGCTCACCATGGCGGAGCTTGAGAAGAAGGGCTTCCCGCCCCGCGTGCTCAAGGCGCTGGACGCGATCACGCGCCGCGCCGACGAGACCTATGAGCAATACATCGACCGCGTGGTCGAGGATTCTCTGGCCATCCGCGTGAAGATCAACGACCTCGCCGACAAGATGGACCTGCTGCACGTGGAGCAGCTGGACCCGAGCGACCTGAAGCGCTACAACAAGCAGTTGGCCGCCTACCACCGCATGAAGAAGCTGGTGCAGATGGCCAAGGCGCGCATGAGCGTTCCGGTGGAGAGCAAGCGCGCGTAG